CCAAGCTCTTCATCGCCATAATATCTTTCTCTAACATACACACGTATCCTTTGCACGAAACAGTGAGACCCTAAGCACCCATCTCCTGCCTTCCATGTGTAATACGAAATTGAATCTTGCGCATTGCTCATACCGCTGCTCCATATTAGATTGTCCTGGAACTCTTCACATGTTATGGGCGCATTTGCGTTTTCCCATACGTAAACTATCCCCAGCAATACAATCACTCCCACAATCCCAAATAGCGCCACACGAGGCTTATCGATTTTCATTTCTCCTCCGTATGAATACAAAAACAAGCAATGCTATCAACACATTCAAAAAAGCAGCAATTATCGATGTTTTAGCAATGCCAAAAACAGGAATCAAAATAAACCCTGCAGCGATACTGCCGCATGCTGCGCCAGCCGAGTTCCACGAGTAAAGCATTCCCGTATCTTTCCCCAGCTTTTCCAAGCTTGAGTAAGCGGCGTTAACCATAGGCCATGTCCCGCCAAACAGCGTAGCAGGGATGATCAGAACACCAAAAGAGAGTATAAACTGCACAAATTGGAATCCTGGAACCTCAAGTAAGCCCAAATATATCGATGGCAATATTTCAAACAATGACAGTATAATGAACCCATACAGGCCGATACCCAACTCCAATGCGGCAAATATCATCGCAGGCCTTTCGGCTCTGTCTGCTAAATTCCGGAAGATATACGCGCCAAGAGCAAAGCCAAACAACAACGTGGTCAGCATTGCAGACACTGCATAGATCGTTGACCCAAAGATTAACTGCAGCGGCCTTGTCCAAACAACTTCGTACATCAAGGCAGTCATACCACTAAGTCCAAATGCCAGCAATAATAACGTCCTCAATGAGCGTGTTTTTGTTTCCATGTGCCTACCCAAGATTGAATATATTCACGTTCCCCCCCATCGCAAAAACAAGTTTCACATCCTTGGTCTCCAATACAGGAAAAGTTACATACCCCTCCCGCCTCTCATGGGGGGAAATCTTCAAAGAACTGCCAAACACCTTCTCATCTTGAGAGATTTGGTATGCTATCGATGCATAAGGATCATACTGGTTTCCAGATCCATCAACGAGCCTGATTGAGCTGAGAGTCTGCACTTCCTGGCCAGGATTGTACACATCAACCCATATTCTATAATAGCTCCTGTTCACCCAGTCGTCAGAGTTGAGGTCATAATACCTATACGCTGCTTCTTCAAGATCCCCCGCAGCTATCTGCAATCTATCCCTCTCTATTTGCTCGGTCTCCAGAACAGCCGCGCCGGTAATTCCTTTTATCTTGATCAGCAAGAAACTGATAAGGAAGA
This region of Candidatus Nanoarchaeia archaeon genomic DNA includes:
- a CDS encoding fused MFS/spermidine synthase is translated as METKTRSLRTLLLLAFGLSGMTALMYEVVWTRPLQLIFGSTIYAVSAMLTTLLFGFALGAYIFRNLADRAERPAMIFAALELGIGLYGFIILSLFEILPSIYLGLLEVPGFQFVQFILSFGVLIIPATLFGGTWPMVNAAYSSLEKLGKDTGMLYSWNSAGAACGSIAAGFILIPVFGIAKTSIIAAFLNVLIALLVFVFIRRRNENR